A single genomic interval of bacterium harbors:
- a CDS encoding tRNA (adenine-N1)-methyltransferase — protein sequence MSVPEARTDAAALADRDAVLLIDRKDRTYLRTLRRGGRITVRGMPLACDLLIGRPEGTSVDLPTGERLLVLRPTYAQLIPSLPRQAQPIYPKDVGPIILWTGIVPGDTVLEIGTGPAALTLALLHAVGPGGRLVSYELREDFAAMARENVARFHGPTPNWTLRVQDALAGLVERDVDRIVVDLAEPWQLLPHAADALRPGGSFTGFVPTALQVKSLVDALRADGRFGAVEAFETMLRHWHVGGRSLRPEHRMVAHTGFLVFARRLADGANLRSELTPRDPYGTDERDGRTRAAGPARDDEGGDPPEGLEDD from the coding sequence GTGAGCGTGCCCGAGGCGCGAACGGACGCGGCGGCGCTCGCCGACCGCGACGCCGTCCTGCTGATCGACCGCAAGGATCGCACCTACCTGCGCACCTTGCGCCGCGGCGGCCGCATCACCGTGCGCGGCATGCCGCTCGCATGTGATCTCCTGATCGGCCGCCCCGAGGGGACGAGCGTCGACCTGCCGACCGGCGAGCGTCTGCTCGTCCTGCGGCCGACCTACGCGCAGCTGATCCCGAGCCTCCCCCGCCAGGCCCAGCCGATCTATCCCAAGGACGTCGGGCCGATCATCCTGTGGACCGGCATCGTCCCTGGCGACACCGTGCTCGAGATCGGCACCGGCCCGGCGGCGCTGACGCTCGCCCTGCTCCACGCCGTCGGCCCGGGCGGCCGCCTGGTGTCGTACGAGCTGCGGGAGGACTTCGCGGCGATGGCGCGCGAGAACGTCGCCCGCTTCCACGGCCCGACCCCGAACTGGACGCTCCGCGTGCAGGACGCCCTCGCCGGCCTCGTCGAGCGCGACGTCGACCGCATCGTGGTCGATCTCGCCGAGCCCTGGCAGCTGCTGCCCCACGCCGCCGACGCCCTGCGCCCGGGCGGCAGCTTCACCGGCTTCGTGCCGACCGCGCTCCAGGTGAAGAGCCTGGTCGACGCCCTCCGCGCCGACGGCCGCTTCGGCGCCGTCGAGGCCTTCGAGACCATGCTGCGCCACTGGCACGTCGGCGGTCGCAGCCTGCGGCCCGAGCATCGGATGGTCGCCCATACCGGCTTCCTCGTCTTCGCACGGCGCCTCGCCGACGGCGCGAACCTGCGTTCCGAATTGACTCCCCGGGACCCCTACGGTACCGATGAACGGGACGGCCGCACTCGCGCGGCGGGGCCAGCGCGTGATGACGAAGGCGGAGATCCGCCAGAAGGTCTGGAAGACGATTGA
- a CDS encoding RluA family pseudouridine synthase, with amino-acid sequence MSAARTLRVDAPMRLDAFLARAALGCSRRVLRALVADGSVRVNGRRTAKGARLVAGDVVTLPPLDGLHPEPDLAVDVLHVERDLVVVAKPGGMRGHALDPRQTGTVAAFLAARFPETAAVGDALASGLVHRLDTGTSGLLVAARHAAAHDRLRAAFARGSVTKRYLALVTGTPPATTTVTHALAHDRSIRGRMRVARPGDRAWEARSEVTTLRRADAAALVGVTIRTGVTHQVRAHLAALGCPVVGDARYGGVAAALPLTRHALHAAGVTLPSRDGAAAWSFWSPLPDDLAALAATLGIG; translated from the coding sequence ATGTCCGCCGCCCGCACGCTCCGCGTCGACGCGCCGATGCGTCTCGACGCGTTCCTCGCGCGCGCGGCGCTCGGCTGCTCGCGTCGCGTCCTGCGCGCGCTCGTGGCGGACGGCTCCGTGCGCGTCAACGGTCGTCGCACCGCGAAGGGCGCACGGCTCGTCGCCGGCGACGTCGTCACCCTGCCGCCTCTCGACGGGCTGCATCCCGAGCCCGACCTCGCGGTCGACGTCCTGCACGTCGAGCGCGACCTCGTCGTCGTCGCCAAGCCGGGCGGCATGCGAGGCCACGCGCTCGATCCGCGCCAGACGGGCACGGTGGCGGCATTCCTCGCCGCGCGCTTCCCCGAGACCGCCGCGGTCGGCGACGCCCTCGCCAGCGGCCTCGTGCACCGGCTCGACACCGGGACGTCCGGGCTCCTCGTCGCGGCGCGACACGCCGCGGCGCACGATCGCCTGCGCGCCGCATTCGCGCGCGGCAGCGTGACCAAGCGATATCTCGCGCTGGTCACGGGCACGCCGCCCGCGACGACGACGGTGACGCACGCTCTCGCACACGACCGCAGCATCCGCGGCCGCATGCGCGTCGCGCGCCCGGGCGACCGCGCCTGGGAGGCGCGCAGCGAGGTCACGACGCTGCGCCGCGCGGACGCCGCCGCGCTGGTCGGCGTGACCATCCGCACCGGCGTCACGCACCAGGTGCGCGCACACCTCGCCGCGCTCGGCTGCCCCGTCGTCGGCGATGCGCGCTACGGCGGCGTCGCCGCGGCCCTGCCGCTCACGCGTCACGCGCTGCACGCGGCCGGTGTGACGCTGCCCTCGCGCGACGGCGCCGCGGCGTGGTCGTTCTGGTCGCCCCTGCCGGACGATCTCGCCGCGCTCGCGGCGACGCTCGGGATCGGCTGA
- a CDS encoding thiamine biosynthesis protein ThiS gives MRVLLLPERRTVEIHGRRTVGRLLGELGVLPNTAMVIRRDELLTDGEMVEEDDELEIRAVISGGAL, from the coding sequence ATGCGGGTCCTGCTGCTACCGGAGCGTCGCACGGTCGAGATCCACGGACGCCGCACCGTGGGACGCCTGCTCGGCGAGCTCGGCGTCCTGCCCAATACCGCGATGGTGATCCGCCGCGACGAGCTCCTCACCGACGGCGAGATGGTGGAGGAGGACGACGAGCTCGAGATCCGCGCCGTCATCTCCGGAGGCGCCCTGTGA
- a CDS encoding adenine nucleotide alpha hydrolase family protein produces MKCVRCRTRAEVHLRAHNAGFCRPCYLEWFPRQVERAIHRGRMFGPDDRVLVAVSGGKDSLALWDVLVRLGHKTTGLYLAQGIGEYSARSQALCEAFARAHDLELRIVTLADEGPGLDIPGVAALTNRSACSACGMLKRHFFDEAAYGGEFDVLVTGHNLDDEAARLLGNVLHWQVDHLARQRPVLEPSHPRFVRKAKPLHLLSEYETAVYAFMRGIDYVVDECPNAAGATQLAHKDVLNRLEAASPGSKQAFVRDFLRVGQPAFAAAQAATESAPSTCESCGMPSWGARCAYCKLVDEVARKRARHAASA; encoded by the coding sequence GTGAAGTGCGTGCGCTGCCGGACGCGCGCCGAGGTGCATCTGCGCGCGCACAACGCGGGCTTCTGCCGGCCGTGCTACCTCGAGTGGTTCCCGCGTCAGGTCGAGCGCGCGATCCACAGGGGACGCATGTTCGGGCCCGACGACCGCGTGCTGGTTGCCGTCTCGGGCGGCAAGGACAGCCTCGCCCTCTGGGACGTGCTCGTGCGCCTCGGACACAAGACCACCGGCCTCTACCTCGCCCAGGGCATCGGCGAGTACTCCGCACGCTCGCAGGCCCTGTGCGAGGCGTTCGCGCGCGCCCACGACCTCGAGCTGCGCATCGTGACGCTGGCCGACGAGGGACCGGGGCTCGACATCCCCGGCGTCGCCGCGCTCACGAACCGCTCCGCCTGCTCCGCCTGCGGCATGCTGAAGCGCCACTTCTTCGACGAGGCCGCGTACGGCGGCGAGTTCGACGTCCTCGTCACCGGCCACAACCTCGACGACGAGGCCGCACGCCTGCTCGGCAACGTCCTCCACTGGCAGGTCGACCACCTGGCCCGGCAGCGCCCGGTGCTGGAGCCGTCGCATCCGCGTTTCGTACGCAAGGCGAAGCCGCTGCATCTCCTTTCGGAGTACGAGACCGCGGTCTATGCCTTCATGCGCGGCATCGACTACGTCGTCGACGAGTGCCCGAACGCGGCGGGTGCGACGCAGCTCGCGCACAAGGACGTCCTGAACCGTCTCGAGGCCGCGAGCCCCGGAAGCAAGCAGGCCTTCGTGCGTGACTTCCTGCGCGTCGGCCAACCAGCGTTCGCCGCCGCCCAGGCGGCCACCGAGTCGGCCCCGTCCACCTGCGAGAGCTGCGGCATGCCGTCGTGGGGCGCGCGCTGCGCGTACTGCAAGCTGGTCGACGAAGTGGCGCGCAAGCGCGCCCGGCACGCGGCGTCGGCGTGA